The genomic window agcccaagaatatgaatgaaccggaggcctttgcccaagaggaatgggctaaaatacctgtagatcgttgcaagaagcttgtgtccgtttatgtatcacgtttgaaggatgtaattactgccaaaaggtgttctactaagtactaaagatgcatgtaactagggggttgaatcattatGTCAATGAGATACTAAGAAAaatgtcctctttttttttttattgtaaaatacagtgttacaatttaagttgcatttgtctatttgacacatctttatttgatatgactataaacaaaatacggaataaatgtccaacttgctaaaacaccaaaattgtgtgggggttgaataattttgatcacaactgtataaccCTAACcttctaacccagtggttcttaatcttgttggaggtaccgaaccctgttagtttcatatacacattcactgaacccttcttagtgaaaaataaaatgtttttgtttttttaaattcaagacaaagttatgtgtttttggtaacactttagtatggagaacatgttttaagtaacaaagacttaatttagaggtttttggacacttggggaacatattctaagtaacaaagacttaatttggagttatttggttaaggttaaggttagagcagtggttcttaacctgggttcgatcgaaccctaggggttcggtgagtcggcttcagaggttcggcagaggtcaaaacacacctgactcatcgtgtaaataaaaacttctccctatcggcgtattacggatacggcaacagcagaagtcacactgatttgcaggtgtgtaatttgttgtgagtttatgcagtctagtgtgagtttagtgtctgttttgttctttgaacaaggtgatgttcatgcacggttccttttgtgcaccagtaaaaaaacatggtaacactttagtatgggggatatattcaccattaattagttgcttattaacatgcaaattagtaacatattggctgttaattagtcattaagtacttattaatgccttattcggcatggcctcattataaccttAACCTTTTAattcagtggtttttaaccttgttggaggtaccgaaccctgttagttttatttgcacattcactgaacccttcttagtgaaaaataaaatgtttttttttttttaaattcaagacaaagttgtatgtttttggtaacactttagtgtggagaacatattctaagtaacaaagacttaatttagagttatttggttaaggttaaggttaaagcagtggttcttaacctgggttcgatcgaactataggggttcggtgagtcggcttcaggggttcggcagaggtcaaaacacacccgactcatcgtctcaataaaaacttctccctatcggcgtactacggatacggcaacagcggaagtcacactgatttgcaggtgtgtaatttgttgtgagtttatgtagtctagtgtgagtttagtgtcggttttgttctttgaacaaggtgatgttcattcacggttcattttgtgcaccagtaaaaaaacctggtaacactttagtacgggggATATATTCACCAttgagttgcttattaacatgcaaattagtaacatccatccatccattttctaccgcttattccctttcggggtcgcggggggcactggcgcctatctcagttacaatcgggcggaacatattggctgttaattagtcattaagtaattattaatgccttattcggcatggccttattataaccttaACCTtttaattcagtggttcttaaccttgttggaggtaccgaaccctgttagttttatttgcacattcactgaacccttcttagtgaaaaataaaatgttttttttttttttatttcaagacaaagttatgtgtttttggtaacactttagtatggagaacatattctaagtaacaaagacttaatttggagttattttgttaaggttagggttagagcagtggttcttaacctgggttcgatcgaacccaagcggttcggtgagtcggcttcaggggttcggcagaggtcaaaacacacccgactcatcgtctctataaaaacttctccctatcggcgtactacggatacggcaacagcggaagtcacactgatttgcaggtgtgtaatttgttgtgagtttatgtagtctagtgtgagtttagtgtcggttttgttctctgaacaaggtgatgttcatgcacggttcattttgtgcaccagtaaataaacatggtaacactttagtatgggggatatattcaccattaattagttaatgcccaaaaccacctcatctggctcctctcgatggggAGAAGCAGTGgttttactttgaactcctcccgaAAGACTgtgcttctcactctatctctaggGCAaagcccgccacccggcggaggaaactcatttcggccgcttgtacccgttatcttgtcctttcggtcataacccaaagcccatgatcataggtgaggatgggaacgtagatcgaccggtaaattgagagctttgccctccggctcagctccttcactgcaacggatcgatacagcgtccgcattattgaagacgctgtaccgatccgcctgtcaatctcacgatccgctcctccctcactcgtgaacaagactccgaggtactttaactcctccccttggggaagggtctcctccccaaaccggagacggcactccacccttttctgggcgagaaccatggactcggacttggaggtgctgattctcatcctagtcgcttcacactccgctgcgatccagtgagagctgaagatcctggccagatgaagccatcaggaccacattttctgcaaatagcagagacctaatcctgcagccacaaaaccggatcccctcaacgcctagaaattctgtccataatagttatgaacagaatcggtgacagagggcagccttggtggagtccaaccctcactggaaacgtgtccaacttattgtcggcaatgcggaccaagctctggcactgatcgtacagggagcggaccggcaGAATCAGACAGTCCttcaccccatactctctgagcactccccacaggacttcccgagggacatggtcaaatgccttctccaagtccacaaagcacatgtagactggttgggcaaacttccatggaccctcaaggaccctgccgaaaatatagagctggtccacagttccacgactaggacgaaaatcacactgttcttcctgaatccgaggttcgactatccggcgtagcctcctctccagtacacctgaatagaccttaccgggaaggctgagtggTTTCATATTTCAtatcatatttctacacaataactcggaTATGGTAACActtgcgagcagtagagaatttGAAGTGATTTctgatctagaacaggggtcgggaacctggactggtacttttcaaaggcggtatagtaccaaatatgattcattagtatcgcggtactatactaataccggtataccgtacaacccaaaTGTACCGTtgtcacacatggacttggatttgttttgcttcttccacacaaaggatgattggcacgagccagaagagaattcaggtacatatttgtttatttaaacactataataaaaaataaacaaactaagggcgctcacaaggaggtacagaacttggctacaaaatacaaacaggaaaacaaaaacacttgcgcaatggcatgaatgaactatggacataaacaaaaggaCTTAGCACAAAAGCATTTAACTATGACTATATACAACAACTTACAtgacatggaactatggacgagggcatgaaagaggtgcagcaagggtagtgtgtgtgcatgaaGGCAAGCAGGCAAGCAAAGTTCCTAgaacgatgaacagaaagcaaacgACTTAagtagtagcagtggtaatgagaaacaggtgtgagagctgagggacggggcgtgactGGGATGGCAAGGTAAAactcaatgggttggcatggaaacaaacaaaacctggaaatgcaaaacgtgaagcaagagtccaaaaacaaaacaaaacatgacaaaacataaacttagcttaacaggcatgacaaccgtaagatttttttgttaaaacaaagacaataacgcaattttttgtggtcccctttatttagaaaagtacggaaaagtatcaaaataatttgggcacccgtaccggtaccaaaatactggtatcgggacaacactaattgtttgtaataaaataaattaatgaagTAGTTTAAACATTGTGTTGCTATTGCTACACTGTCAATAGCATAAATAAATAGAAACATTTGacatttaatacatgtgattgtATCAGTATCTGaatcggccgatctcactcatggatgatcagtatcAGAATCGGCAGCttaaaaccctgatcggaacatccttAGTTGTGACCgctctaaaaaaaataaaggtgtcTATTCTCGATTGTAGTTTGTGACAATGTTGCGCTCttactgacatttttttctccATCAAGTAAAAATATTCTGCCATTTTCCACATTAATAGTTTTCTGTGCAGAGAAAGCgaggattttaaaggcctactgaaacccactactacccaccacacagtctgatagtacatatatcaatgatgaaatattaacattgcaacacatgccaatacggcctttttagtttactaaattacaattttaaatttcccgggagtttcattttcgaaacgtcgtgtaatgatgacgtgtacgcaagacgtcacaggtttttaggaagtatgagcgctgcacacacacacagctaaaagttgtctgctttaacggcatatttatacagaattttggacatctgtgttgctgaatcttttgcaatttgttcaattaatattggagaagtcacagtagaaagatggagtttggaagctttagcctttagccacacaaacacagggtgattccttgtttaaaattcctggaggtgaaactttcctatggatcagaacgtggtcaagccaacatggatccctaccaaatgtcaaccggcaggtttcggtgagaaaattgtggttaaaaagtcagttcttaccggagaaaaactgagcttgtgccgtccatagctgccgtcgactcccctgagacactacgtgtcaagacacccgtggagacactctccgactatcaggtactatttaactcacttaaaagctagcaacacaatagaaagataagggatttcccagaattaaccgagtaaatgtttctaaaaacatcggaatccgtcccaatgcaatcgcgtttttttttttttctagtcccgcgttatcaatatcctcaaacacaaatctttcatcctcgctcaaattaatggacgaattgtcgttttctcggtctgaatagcactttttgttggaggctcccattaaaaacaatgtgaatatgttaggatccatcacacgggtgacgtcatcgtctacgacttccggtagaggcagggcttttctcttaggaccgaaaattgagaactttatcgtggaggttatgttctctactaaatcctttcagcaaaaatatggcaatatcgcaaaatgatcaagtatgacacatagaatggacctgctatccccgtttaaataacaaaatctcatttcagtaggcctttaaggctaataaatgtaatatttttgatGTTGATGTCAGTCTCCTCCTTCCAATAGAGCACACTTTTCACTTACTGAAGACACAAATGATTGGAGACTACGCTGTGATTGAATTTGTCTCATGTGGTGCATCTCTCCCCCCCCAGGTTGCCATGGTAGAGGTACAGCTGGAAAGGGATTATACTTACCCCCCAGGGCTGCTGATAGCattcagtgcctgcaccacggtGCTAGTGGCAGTGCACCTGTTTGCGCTCATGGTCAGCACCTGCATCCTCCCTAATCTCGAGGCCGTCAGCAACGTTCACAACCTCAACTCGGTGAACGAGTCGCCACACGAGCGCATGCATCGCCACATTGAGCTGGCCTGGGCCTTTTCCACCGTCATCGGCACCCTCCTGTTCCTCACCGAGGTGATGCTGCTCTGCTGGGTCAAGTTCTTGCCCCTTAAGAGCAACACGGAGAACAACGGCACCATTAGTTCCGGCGAAGCCGCAGCCATCGCGTCCACTTGCATCATGGTCCCTTTCGGATTGGTGTTTATCGTCTTCGCCGTTCACTTTTACCGCACGCTCGTCAGTCACAAAACGGACCGGCAAATCCGAGAACTGGAGCAGGTGATCCGGCTGCAGAACCAACTGGACCACAGGACGGAAAACGACGAGCTGAAGGCCGCAGGCCATTTCGCTTGACCGATGTGCTTGCTTGGAAGAGCTGGGGGGGACATTTCAGCCATGCTTTTAGTTAAAGGAAGAttattttattgtcttttttttttatctgcactGAAGCTTCGGCGAGTTAATTCTCACATTTTTGCGCGTTTTAGTCGGAAAAAAAATTCTGT from Nerophis ophidion isolate RoL-2023_Sa linkage group LG07, RoL_Noph_v1.0, whole genome shotgun sequence includes these protein-coding regions:
- the LOC133556674 gene encoding calcium release-activated calcium channel protein 1-like isoform X1, producing the protein MSLNEHSLQALSWRKLYLSRAKLKATSRTSALLSGFAMVAMVEVQLERDYTYPPGLLIAFSACTTVLVAVHLFALMVSTCILPNLEAVSNVHNLNSVNESPHERMHRHIELAWAFSTVIGTLLFLTEVMLLCWVKFLPLKSNTENNGTISSGEAAAIASTCIMVPFGLVFIVFAVHFYRTLVSHKTDRQIRELEQVIRLQNQLDHRTENDELKAAGHFA
- the LOC133556674 gene encoding calcium release-activated calcium channel protein 1-like isoform X2, with translation MVEVQLERDYTYPPGLLIAFSACTTVLVAVHLFALMVSTCILPNLEAVSNVHNLNSVNESPHERMHRHIELAWAFSTVIGTLLFLTEVMLLCWVKFLPLKSNTENNGTISSGEAAAIASTCIMVPFGLVFIVFAVHFYRTLVSHKTDRQIRELEQVIRLQNQLDHRTENDELKAAGHFA